In Brachyhypopomus gauderio isolate BG-103 unplaced genomic scaffold, BGAUD_0.2 sc75, whole genome shotgun sequence, the following proteins share a genomic window:
- the dzip1l gene encoding cilium assembly protein DZIP1L isoform X2, with protein MPGRSSPAEPHPAMASAPFWSPGTLPQVFRFRSRTEPMDWRRMAAVDVERVAREMDVSALQEFVSAVTFCDVEGERCPNCRSPTDGALIKVLRMSQLSTEYLLHCQDCLSVQVSALEEQLQGALSQARRAADERARLEKELQEVKLENRRRKKMIATQQLLLQASANNYHKCQFCEKSFVNYSYLQSHVVRRHPEVTEAERQKKRQVEQVEDGIQELKEKLQLTQSHLAAEREADAHRRQQEVLEQRRREDAEREVMERWKEEERRKFQQEIGQLQQLFLQKFKDMANKSSSIEAKLQELERREMSGPNLRSEDEHDEERRWMREKELTDKMAQKKNEWRKKLTEMQNRHQQEKEQSENMRLQDALSSSHALKQQVTLLTSQLTQKDRLIHSHVQKIKKLSARSLSEPPIHISQNIHESAGEEEDEEKEERLEDLMEAQHKVLESLRGNPDFVNEFRPIMEEALEERLEKLGLRKGTKGISRQTLRSLGSERTAPLTLSSRGLADLQDLRENLVLELNRRVRQRQKNRGKSVPNTQRPAQSHPNTLTQQKRHHGGLCVERSPKAHEIKHSPHKAEGQLTPIPAPRSKAAPQTHHKKSSTPPFSSEEDVSAEDSAYITSSRGKPSPSAQPAPPADLRDLASELDWSDSEGSGEPEGPSALQEPTTHGSLVQTLTKTLERQLSSSVATPAGGTRVLRPASSPRPSIVKQQAVSVEESDLELSSIEELTPAPTPLLRSTNVSGTSGASTWQVAASRGRGW; from the exons ATGCCGGGCCGGTCCTCCCCAGCCGAGCCGCACCCTGCCATGGCCTCCGCTCCGTTCTGGAGCCCCGGGACGCTTCCGCAGGTTTTCCGGTTCCGTTCGCGCACGGAGCCCATGGACTGGCGTCGCATGGCGGCCGTGGACGTGGAGCGCGTGGCGCGGGAGATGGACGTGAGCGCCCTGCAGGAGTTCGTCAGCGCCGTCACCTTCTGCGACGTGGAGGGCGAGCGATGCCCGAACTGTCGCAGCCCCACCGACGGGGCCCTCATCAAGGTGCTCCGCATGTCCCAGCTCAGCACCGAGTACCTGCTGCACTGTCAGGACTGCCTGAGCGTGCAGGTGTCCGCGCTGGAGGAGCagctgcagggggcgctgtctCAGGCCCGGCGCGCAGCCGACGAGCGAGCTCGGCTGGAGAAGGAGTTGCAGGAAGTCAAGCTGGAGAACCGGCGCAGGAAGAAGATGATCGCCACTCAACAGCTCCTCCTACAGGCCAGTGCCAATAATTACCACAAG TGCCAGTTCTGTGAAAAATCCTTCGTCAATTATTCCTACCTGCAGTCACACGTTGTCCGTCGGCACCCTGAGGTCACAGAGGCAG aGCGGCAGAAGAAGagacaggtggagcaggtggaggatgGGATCCAGGAGCTGAAGGAGAAGCTGCAGCTGACCCAGAGTCACCTGGCAGCAGAGAGGGAGGCCGACGCCCACCGCAGACAGCAG GAGGTGTTGGAACAGCGGAGGAGAGAGGACGcagagagggaggtgatggagaggtggaaggaggaggagaggagaaagttTCAGCAAGAAATTGGGCAGCTGCAACAGCTGTTTCTTCAGAAGTTTAAAGACATGGCAAACAAGAGCTCCTCCATAGAAGCT AAACTACAGGAGCTGGAGCGCCGAGAGATGAGTGGACCTAATCTTAGAAGTGAGGATGAGCATGATGAAGAGcgaaggtggatgagggagaaaGAACTGACAGACAAGATGGCTCAAAAG AAAAATGAGTGGCGGAAGAAACTGACAGAGATGCAAAACAGACACCAGCAGGAGAAAGAGCAG AGTGAGAACATGAGGCTACAGGACGCTCTATCTTCTTCTCATGCTCTGAAGCAGCAGGTGACATTGCTGACGTCTCAGCtcacacagaaagacagactCATTCACTCCCACGTGCAGAAG ATTAAGAAGCTCTCGGCCAGATCACTGTCAG AGCCACCTATACACATTTCTCAGAATATTCACGAATctgcaggagaggaggaggatgaagagaagGAAGAAA GGCTGGAGGACTTGATGGAGGCTCAGCATAAAGTTCTGGAATCGCTGAGAGGGAATCCAGACTTTGTGAATGAATTTAGACCCATCATGGAGGAGGCACTGGAGGAGCGGCTGGAGAAGTTGGGGCTGAGGAAG GGGACAAAGGGCATCTCCAGGCAGACGCTGAGGAGTCTGGGCTCAGAGCGCACTGCTCCACTCACACTGAGCTCCAGAGGCCTGGCAGATCTACAGGACCTGAGGGAGAACCTGGTGCTTGAGCTGAACCGCCGAGTGAGGCAACGGCAGAAGAATCGAGGGAAATCTGTCCCTAACACCCAGCGCCCAGCAcagtcacaccccaacacactcacccagc AGAAGAGGCATCATGGTGGTTTATGTGTGGAGAGGAGCCCTAAAGCCCATGAGATCAAACACTCTCCTCACaaagcagaggggcagctgacACCTATCCCAGCCCCACGGTCCAAAGCTGCTCCACAAACGCACCACAAGAAGAGCAG CACTCCTCCCTTCAGCTCGGAGGAGGATGTGTCTGCCGAGGACAGCGCCTACATCACCAGCTCCAGGGGCAAGCCTTCCCCCTCCGCTCAGCCCGCACCACCCGCGGACCTGCGGGATCTGGCCAGCGAGCTAGACTGGTCAGACAGCGAAGGGTCCGGCGAGCCGGAGGGGCCCTCCGCCCTGCAGGAACCCACTACACACG GTTCGCTTGTTCAGACGTTGACAAAGACTTTGGAGAGACAGCTGAGCAGCTCAGTGGCGACACCTGCAGGAGGGACCCGAGTACTGCGCCCAGCGTCTTCTCCTCGCCCTTCCATAGTCAAACAACAGGCA GTGTCCGTAGAGGAGAGTGACCTGGAGCTGTCCTCCATCGAGGAGCTCACCCCTGCCCCCACACCTTTGCTCAGGAGCACCAACGTGAGTGGCACCTCCGGGGCGAGCACATGGCAGGTCGCTGCCAGCAGGGGGCGAGGGTGGTGA
- the dzip1l gene encoding cilium assembly protein DZIP1L isoform X3: MPGRSSPAEPHPAMASAPFWSPGTLPQVFRFRSRTEPMDWRRMAAVDVERVAREMDVSALQEFVSAVTFCDVEGERCPNCRSPTDGALIKVLRMSQLSTEYLLHCQDCLSVQVSALEEQLQGALSQARRAADERARLEKELQEVKLENRRRKKMIATQQLLLQASANNYHKCQFCEKSFVNYSYLQSHVVRRHPEVTEAERQKKRQVEQVEDGIQELKEKLQLTQSHLAAEREADAHRRQQKLQELERREMSGPNLRSEDEHDEERRWMREKELTDKMAQKKNEWRKKLTEMQNRHQQEKEQLQSENMRLQDALSSSHALKQQVTLLTSQLTQKDRLIHSHVQKIKKLSARSLSEPPIHISQNIHESAGEEEDEEKEERLEDLMEAQHKVLESLRGNPDFVNEFRPIMEEALEERLEKLGLRKGTKGISRQTLRSLGSERTAPLTLSSRGLADLQDLRENLVLELNRRVRQRQKNRGKSVPNTQRPAQSHPNTLTQQKRHHGGLCVERSPKAHEIKHSPHKAEGQLTPIPAPRSKAAPQTHHKKSSTPPFSSEEDVSAEDSAYITSSRGKPSPSAQPAPPADLRDLASELDWSDSEGSGEPEGPSALQEPTTHGSLVQTLTKTLERQLSSSVATPAGGTRVLRPASSPRPSIVKQQAVSVEESDLELSSIEELTPAPTPLLRSTNVSGTSGASTWQVAASRGRGW; encoded by the exons ATGCCGGGCCGGTCCTCCCCAGCCGAGCCGCACCCTGCCATGGCCTCCGCTCCGTTCTGGAGCCCCGGGACGCTTCCGCAGGTTTTCCGGTTCCGTTCGCGCACGGAGCCCATGGACTGGCGTCGCATGGCGGCCGTGGACGTGGAGCGCGTGGCGCGGGAGATGGACGTGAGCGCCCTGCAGGAGTTCGTCAGCGCCGTCACCTTCTGCGACGTGGAGGGCGAGCGATGCCCGAACTGTCGCAGCCCCACCGACGGGGCCCTCATCAAGGTGCTCCGCATGTCCCAGCTCAGCACCGAGTACCTGCTGCACTGTCAGGACTGCCTGAGCGTGCAGGTGTCCGCGCTGGAGGAGCagctgcagggggcgctgtctCAGGCCCGGCGCGCAGCCGACGAGCGAGCTCGGCTGGAGAAGGAGTTGCAGGAAGTCAAGCTGGAGAACCGGCGCAGGAAGAAGATGATCGCCACTCAACAGCTCCTCCTACAGGCCAGTGCCAATAATTACCACAAG TGCCAGTTCTGTGAAAAATCCTTCGTCAATTATTCCTACCTGCAGTCACACGTTGTCCGTCGGCACCCTGAGGTCACAGAGGCAG aGCGGCAGAAGAAGagacaggtggagcaggtggaggatgGGATCCAGGAGCTGAAGGAGAAGCTGCAGCTGACCCAGAGTCACCTGGCAGCAGAGAGGGAGGCCGACGCCCACCGCAGACAGCAG AAACTACAGGAGCTGGAGCGCCGAGAGATGAGTGGACCTAATCTTAGAAGTGAGGATGAGCATGATGAAGAGcgaaggtggatgagggagaaaGAACTGACAGACAAGATGGCTCAAAAG AAAAATGAGTGGCGGAAGAAACTGACAGAGATGCAAAACAGACACCAGCAGGAGAAAGAGCAG ctgcaGAGTGAGAACATGAGGCTACAGGACGCTCTATCTTCTTCTCATGCTCTGAAGCAGCAGGTGACATTGCTGACGTCTCAGCtcacacagaaagacagactCATTCACTCCCACGTGCAGAAG ATTAAGAAGCTCTCGGCCAGATCACTGTCAG AGCCACCTATACACATTTCTCAGAATATTCACGAATctgcaggagaggaggaggatgaagagaagGAAGAAA GGCTGGAGGACTTGATGGAGGCTCAGCATAAAGTTCTGGAATCGCTGAGAGGGAATCCAGACTTTGTGAATGAATTTAGACCCATCATGGAGGAGGCACTGGAGGAGCGGCTGGAGAAGTTGGGGCTGAGGAAG GGGACAAAGGGCATCTCCAGGCAGACGCTGAGGAGTCTGGGCTCAGAGCGCACTGCTCCACTCACACTGAGCTCCAGAGGCCTGGCAGATCTACAGGACCTGAGGGAGAACCTGGTGCTTGAGCTGAACCGCCGAGTGAGGCAACGGCAGAAGAATCGAGGGAAATCTGTCCCTAACACCCAGCGCCCAGCAcagtcacaccccaacacactcacccagc AGAAGAGGCATCATGGTGGTTTATGTGTGGAGAGGAGCCCTAAAGCCCATGAGATCAAACACTCTCCTCACaaagcagaggggcagctgacACCTATCCCAGCCCCACGGTCCAAAGCTGCTCCACAAACGCACCACAAGAAGAGCAG CACTCCTCCCTTCAGCTCGGAGGAGGATGTGTCTGCCGAGGACAGCGCCTACATCACCAGCTCCAGGGGCAAGCCTTCCCCCTCCGCTCAGCCCGCACCACCCGCGGACCTGCGGGATCTGGCCAGCGAGCTAGACTGGTCAGACAGCGAAGGGTCCGGCGAGCCGGAGGGGCCCTCCGCCCTGCAGGAACCCACTACACACG GTTCGCTTGTTCAGACGTTGACAAAGACTTTGGAGAGACAGCTGAGCAGCTCAGTGGCGACACCTGCAGGAGGGACCCGAGTACTGCGCCCAGCGTCTTCTCCTCGCCCTTCCATAGTCAAACAACAGGCA GTGTCCGTAGAGGAGAGTGACCTGGAGCTGTCCTCCATCGAGGAGCTCACCCCTGCCCCCACACCTTTGCTCAGGAGCACCAACGTGAGTGGCACCTCCGGGGCGAGCACATGGCAGGTCGCTGCCAGCAGGGGGCGAGGGTGGTGA
- the dzip1l gene encoding cilium assembly protein DZIP1L isoform X1 encodes MPGRSSPAEPHPAMASAPFWSPGTLPQVFRFRSRTEPMDWRRMAAVDVERVAREMDVSALQEFVSAVTFCDVEGERCPNCRSPTDGALIKVLRMSQLSTEYLLHCQDCLSVQVSALEEQLQGALSQARRAADERARLEKELQEVKLENRRRKKMIATQQLLLQASANNYHKCQFCEKSFVNYSYLQSHVVRRHPEVTEAERQKKRQVEQVEDGIQELKEKLQLTQSHLAAEREADAHRRQQEVLEQRRREDAEREVMERWKEEERRKFQQEIGQLQQLFLQKFKDMANKSSSIEAKLQELERREMSGPNLRSEDEHDEERRWMREKELTDKMAQKKNEWRKKLTEMQNRHQQEKEQLQSENMRLQDALSSSHALKQQVTLLTSQLTQKDRLIHSHVQKIKKLSARSLSEPPIHISQNIHESAGEEEDEEKEERLEDLMEAQHKVLESLRGNPDFVNEFRPIMEEALEERLEKLGLRKGTKGISRQTLRSLGSERTAPLTLSSRGLADLQDLRENLVLELNRRVRQRQKNRGKSVPNTQRPAQSHPNTLTQQKRHHGGLCVERSPKAHEIKHSPHKAEGQLTPIPAPRSKAAPQTHHKKSSTPPFSSEEDVSAEDSAYITSSRGKPSPSAQPAPPADLRDLASELDWSDSEGSGEPEGPSALQEPTTHGSLVQTLTKTLERQLSSSVATPAGGTRVLRPASSPRPSIVKQQAVSVEESDLELSSIEELTPAPTPLLRSTNVSGTSGASTWQVAASRGRGW; translated from the exons ATGCCGGGCCGGTCCTCCCCAGCCGAGCCGCACCCTGCCATGGCCTCCGCTCCGTTCTGGAGCCCCGGGACGCTTCCGCAGGTTTTCCGGTTCCGTTCGCGCACGGAGCCCATGGACTGGCGTCGCATGGCGGCCGTGGACGTGGAGCGCGTGGCGCGGGAGATGGACGTGAGCGCCCTGCAGGAGTTCGTCAGCGCCGTCACCTTCTGCGACGTGGAGGGCGAGCGATGCCCGAACTGTCGCAGCCCCACCGACGGGGCCCTCATCAAGGTGCTCCGCATGTCCCAGCTCAGCACCGAGTACCTGCTGCACTGTCAGGACTGCCTGAGCGTGCAGGTGTCCGCGCTGGAGGAGCagctgcagggggcgctgtctCAGGCCCGGCGCGCAGCCGACGAGCGAGCTCGGCTGGAGAAGGAGTTGCAGGAAGTCAAGCTGGAGAACCGGCGCAGGAAGAAGATGATCGCCACTCAACAGCTCCTCCTACAGGCCAGTGCCAATAATTACCACAAG TGCCAGTTCTGTGAAAAATCCTTCGTCAATTATTCCTACCTGCAGTCACACGTTGTCCGTCGGCACCCTGAGGTCACAGAGGCAG aGCGGCAGAAGAAGagacaggtggagcaggtggaggatgGGATCCAGGAGCTGAAGGAGAAGCTGCAGCTGACCCAGAGTCACCTGGCAGCAGAGAGGGAGGCCGACGCCCACCGCAGACAGCAG GAGGTGTTGGAACAGCGGAGGAGAGAGGACGcagagagggaggtgatggagaggtggaaggaggaggagaggagaaagttTCAGCAAGAAATTGGGCAGCTGCAACAGCTGTTTCTTCAGAAGTTTAAAGACATGGCAAACAAGAGCTCCTCCATAGAAGCT AAACTACAGGAGCTGGAGCGCCGAGAGATGAGTGGACCTAATCTTAGAAGTGAGGATGAGCATGATGAAGAGcgaaggtggatgagggagaaaGAACTGACAGACAAGATGGCTCAAAAG AAAAATGAGTGGCGGAAGAAACTGACAGAGATGCAAAACAGACACCAGCAGGAGAAAGAGCAG ctgcaGAGTGAGAACATGAGGCTACAGGACGCTCTATCTTCTTCTCATGCTCTGAAGCAGCAGGTGACATTGCTGACGTCTCAGCtcacacagaaagacagactCATTCACTCCCACGTGCAGAAG ATTAAGAAGCTCTCGGCCAGATCACTGTCAG AGCCACCTATACACATTTCTCAGAATATTCACGAATctgcaggagaggaggaggatgaagagaagGAAGAAA GGCTGGAGGACTTGATGGAGGCTCAGCATAAAGTTCTGGAATCGCTGAGAGGGAATCCAGACTTTGTGAATGAATTTAGACCCATCATGGAGGAGGCACTGGAGGAGCGGCTGGAGAAGTTGGGGCTGAGGAAG GGGACAAAGGGCATCTCCAGGCAGACGCTGAGGAGTCTGGGCTCAGAGCGCACTGCTCCACTCACACTGAGCTCCAGAGGCCTGGCAGATCTACAGGACCTGAGGGAGAACCTGGTGCTTGAGCTGAACCGCCGAGTGAGGCAACGGCAGAAGAATCGAGGGAAATCTGTCCCTAACACCCAGCGCCCAGCAcagtcacaccccaacacactcacccagc AGAAGAGGCATCATGGTGGTTTATGTGTGGAGAGGAGCCCTAAAGCCCATGAGATCAAACACTCTCCTCACaaagcagaggggcagctgacACCTATCCCAGCCCCACGGTCCAAAGCTGCTCCACAAACGCACCACAAGAAGAGCAG CACTCCTCCCTTCAGCTCGGAGGAGGATGTGTCTGCCGAGGACAGCGCCTACATCACCAGCTCCAGGGGCAAGCCTTCCCCCTCCGCTCAGCCCGCACCACCCGCGGACCTGCGGGATCTGGCCAGCGAGCTAGACTGGTCAGACAGCGAAGGGTCCGGCGAGCCGGAGGGGCCCTCCGCCCTGCAGGAACCCACTACACACG GTTCGCTTGTTCAGACGTTGACAAAGACTTTGGAGAGACAGCTGAGCAGCTCAGTGGCGACACCTGCAGGAGGGACCCGAGTACTGCGCCCAGCGTCTTCTCCTCGCCCTTCCATAGTCAAACAACAGGCA GTGTCCGTAGAGGAGAGTGACCTGGAGCTGTCCTCCATCGAGGAGCTCACCCCTGCCCCCACACCTTTGCTCAGGAGCACCAACGTGAGTGGCACCTCCGGGGCGAGCACATGGCAGGTCGCTGCCAGCAGGGGGCGAGGGTGGTGA